One candidate division WOR-3 bacterium genomic region harbors:
- a CDS encoding TonB-dependent receptor has product MITKTPLFLLFCLIPTLCLSQELVTDTIFVTASRIKNNLYSLPISTLFISQDEIKIKTLGDIASILSGTAGVDIRNYSLINGASTISLLGATSQQSLLLLDGLAINSPSLGIADIGLFPVHNLSRIEVVKGPISSLYGANALAGVVNLITQNPFAITKPIEYNLGINYGSFRTSNINISLKSRFDKLGTIFDIYRSQTNGLRTNDDCLTQGFGISSGYHFNQTNRIRIDLRYTTKELGLPGPKPNTAKIPLYGDRTATSCFNRQKDTLYLIKLLSDFELRPKWQIKFNGYYSLNNTNFKWVDQFSPDTSFYNDFYSSKVINLNLLNNYQFSAVGNIVVGIDYEYDKFSAQTQDTFWHPRQYKFALFSEGTSDFNRIFKPFVSLRFDWHPLFQEFFSPALGLTATVTPELKFRLHVGRAFRAPTMNDMYWPKSAYIAGNSKIKPEYGNTGQLGFDFNNSNLSLSATMFARKINNLISWLPLNGDTWQPFNVDTATIIGLEFTGKIGLMSGVSFKYSGTIQYAEQIRKEMIFDDWFTQQREFAYKRRKQAYVPQFTFSPSLNIENDLGTTININSRYVSSRYNYYPIYDSLPQIILQTKQLPAYFVFSLHISQRISQNLNLFIKLENLFDTMFSEQFGNSLNDFDYPRPGRCLFLGLEIKS; this is encoded by the coding sequence ATGATTACCAAAACACCCTTATTTCTCCTTTTTTGTTTAATTCCAACTTTGTGTTTATCTCAAGAATTAGTAACGGATACGATTTTTGTCACCGCCAGTAGAATCAAAAATAATCTCTATTCTTTGCCCATAAGTACACTATTTATTTCCCAAGACGAAATTAAAATTAAGACATTGGGTGACATTGCTTCCATCTTATCTGGAACTGCTGGTGTTGATATTCGAAATTATTCTTTGATTAATGGAGCATCAACTATCAGTCTTTTGGGAGCGACAAGTCAGCAATCGCTATTGTTATTAGACGGTTTAGCAATAAATTCTCCGTCGCTTGGCATTGCAGATATCGGACTATTTCCTGTGCATAACCTTAGTCGAATTGAAGTTGTTAAAGGACCAATCTCAAGTTTATATGGCGCTAATGCATTAGCCGGTGTTGTCAATTTGATAACTCAAAATCCATTTGCTATTACTAAACCGATAGAATATAATCTCGGCATTAACTATGGCTCTTTTCGAACATCAAATATCAATATTTCACTTAAGAGTCGTTTTGATAAATTAGGCACAATCTTTGATATTTATCGCAGTCAGACCAATGGTCTACGAACTAATGATGACTGTTTGACCCAAGGTTTTGGCATTAGTAGTGGTTATCATTTTAATCAAACGAACCGCATCCGAATCGACTTAAGATATACGACAAAAGAACTTGGTTTACCCGGTCCCAAACCTAATACTGCTAAAATACCATTATATGGTGATAGAACCGCCACTTCTTGTTTTAACCGACAAAAAGATACTTTATATCTCATAAAATTATTGAGCGATTTTGAACTAAGACCAAAATGGCAGATTAAATTCAACGGCTATTATTCACTAAATAATACCAACTTTAAATGGGTTGACCAATTTAGTCCTGATACTTCGTTTTATAATGACTTTTATTCGTCAAAAGTGATTAATCTAAACTTATTGAATAATTATCAGTTCTCGGCAGTCGGCAATATTGTTGTAGGTATCGATTACGAATATGATAAATTTTCTGCCCAAACCCAAGATACTTTTTGGCATCCGCGACAATATAAATTTGCGCTATTTTCAGAAGGAACTTCTGATTTTAATCGAATCTTTAAACCCTTTGTCAGTTTAAGATTTGATTGGCATCCATTGTTTCAAGAATTTTTTAGTCCGGCCTTAGGTTTGACTGCAACGGTTACTCCTGAATTGAAATTTCGACTTCATGTAGGGCGTGCTTTTCGTGCACCAACAATGAATGACATGTATTGGCCCAAATCAGCTTATATAGCAGGCAATTCAAAAATTAAACCAGAATACGGTAATACAGGACAACTGGGCTTCGATTTCAATAATAGCAATTTATCTTTGTCCGCCACAATGTTTGCGCGAAAGATAAATAACTTAATCAGTTGGCTACCATTGAACGGCGATACCTGGCAGCCATTTAATGTTGATACCGCAACTATTATTGGCCTGGAATTTACCGGTAAAATAGGACTTATGTCCGGTGTCTCATTTAAGTATTCCGGGACAATTCAATATGCTGAACAGATTCGGAAAGAAATGATATTTGATGATTGGTTTACACAACAAAGAGAATTTGCCTATAAAAGAAGAAAACAGGCTTATGTGCCTCAATTCACCTTTTCGCCCAGTTTAAACATTGAAAACGATTTAGGAACGACGATAAATATTAACAGTAGATATGTAAGTTCGCGATATAATTACTATCCTATTTATGACTCTTTACCCCAAATTATACTGCAGACCAAACAACTCCCGGCTTATTTTGTTTTTTCTTTACATATTAGTCAGAGGATATCACAAAATCTAAATCTTTTTATAAAATTAGAGAACTTATTTGATACGATGTTTTCAGAACAATTTGGTAACAGTCTTAATGATTTTGATTATCCACGACCCGGGCGTTGTTTATTTTTGGGTTTAGAAATTAAGAGTTAA